The Kordia sp. SMS9 DNA window AATATTTTCCGCCACTTTCGCCATGCGCTCTTCCGTCAAAAACGACCGAAGCAATTCCGTGATTTGCTAAGTTTCCCGCAAGGTTTAAAAAGTGTTCTTTACAACCGCCAATGCCGTGAATAAGAATCATGATTCCATTGGTATTTTCCGTTTCAGACTGAATCCAATAGCCTTTTAAGGAAATGCTATCTTTTGTTGTAATGGTTAATTTTTCACTTTGTAAACCAAGTAGTTTTGGTGTAATGGCTAGATTTATTTTTTGTGGTTGAATGATGGCGTACGGCGCTACATGAATGGTAAGAATGTAGCCTGCAATTCCGATGAGAATTAGCAATATAATGCTGATTTTGAGTAGTTTTTTCTTCATCCTTATTGCGCGCGCTTACACGATGATTTGTTGAATTTTGTAATTACTTTTGATTCGCTGCGTTGTACTTATCTATCAATGAAAATGTTAGGTATTTGTAAAAATCATGATTGAAATCTTCTGCAGTAAAGATTTCTAGCATTTTACCTGTGATTTCGGTAATTTTTGGATTGTTCCCAGAAGTGGACATCGCAACAATTTTGCTAAGTTTTGAGTCTTTAAAATTTTCGCTCGTCATCATGGTCTTCATACACGCGGAATATTTTTTAGCGTTTTTACTTTCCAAAAGTGACTTGATCACATAATCACTGATTCCGAAGCTGGCAACTCTGCCGTCAATTGCTGTGCGGATGTTTTTGTATAATACTAGGTAACTTTCACCTCTAGTACCTGACAATACTTCCGCAGCTAATAAGCTTTGTTCTGCTTTTTTGATGAGTGATTTTAATTCGTCGCCATTGTCGTCAAATAAACTGTACATACAGTTCATATACGCAGTTTCTTGTTCAAATTTGTTTTGTGCGACTGCTTGAAATGATATGAATACCACAAAAGCACAGAGTATTGATTTCGTTATTTTATTCATGTGTAACTATGTCTTTTACGTTTAACGGATACATGTTTATAAATTCTTCTTGTTGTTTTTCTGATAATTCGTTGAATGGACGTTTATATTTTTTCTTTGCCATGTGATTTCGTACCATATTGGCTCCTGCTGTTATTTGATTGTGAACCTCTGTGAAGAGCGTATCATTCACCAAGTGTTCTGTTTGGACTAAAAATATACTTTTTGATGTATTATTTTTTAGATGATTGACAACTTTCATTCGCAATTCATTGAATGCTATTTTTTCGTCATTCACAACTACATAGTCTTTTGAAAGTACTACTATTTTTAAGGCATATTTTTGCTCTTCTTCCGATAACGGATTTTCAGTTTTGTGCGCTGAGGATTCAAGACTGTCATCATGATGTGGTATGTTCATGGATTCAATCATGGTAAATGTGGTCATTTTGTAATAATCATGTGTAAAATCTGCGGGATCTAAAATTTCCAATAGCTTTTCAGTGGGATTTTGCTGTTCGCCTTCTTCTTGCTCTAATGCTATCATTATTGCCATCATTTTTGAAAGCTTTGACGTTTTGTAAATGTCCGATGCAAATACAGCTTTCATACAATTTTCACTCTGCAAAACCTTGATTTTATTAGATACTTTCATCATATATTGGACAACACCCAAGTCTTGAAGATCGGTATTGAACATGTTTTTTATATTCTGATAGAGCGCCACATAACTTTCGCCACTTCCGTCTTTTAGATAGTTTAAATCAATGAGTTTTTGCTCAGCTTTGTTAAGAATATTTTTAAATTCTTCACCTTGATCTGGCAGTGCTTGATAAAAGCATTGCATGAAGTCTGTTTCCGTTTTTAGCTGTTCTTTTTGACCAAAAACTGTTATCGAACTTGACCAAACGATAAGGCAACTAAGTAATTTTAAGATGTTTTTCATACACAATTTTTCTGTTTGACGGTGTTTTACAAGCATTCGTTACAATAGTATGCTCAAAATACAAAATTACGCGTATAAAAAAAGCTTCTACAAATTTTGAGAAGCTTTTTTGTATGTTTTTGTGCAGATTAAAATACTTCAAAGTTATTTTTCTTTCCACCTACTTTACTGAGTTTGTATGTAAATCCTAGCATGAAATAGCGTTGTAGCACGGTACTTTGTGAATCTTGAATGAAATCGGCAGTTACGGTTCTTCGTGTGTTTATGTTTTGATCCAAAATGTCATACGCTGTCAACTTGATCGTGCCTTTATCGTTTAATATTTTGAGTCCTAAACTCATGTTCCAAAATAAGGAACTTCGCTCAAATCCTGGGGCTACATTGGTTTGATAGGTATAGCGTAAATCGTTCCCAAAGACTACTTTTTTAGGCCAAAACGTGGTAGTTTTTAATCCTACTGTATGCGCTTGAAACGTTTCGTTTTCTAAGTTATCCAAGCTGTAACGTGTCGTGTTAAATCTTACGCTGTATTGCGGCTCTATTTCTAGTAGCTCTTTGTAGTTGTAATTTAATCGTATGTTCGGTGTAAATCCACTTCGCGTTGTAGAGAACTTGACGCCGTTGCTAAAATTGAAATTTTTATTATAGTTTCCGTACATTCCAATGCTATAACGCAGCGATGTACTGTCTTTTTTTACCGTTTTACTGAATGATCCGCCACCATTGGTTCTCACAATTCCGTCTACGTTTGTATACGTTGTTGTTCGAATTCTATTTTCATCCGTAACCGATACTGGAACTACTTGATCGTTGGTAAAACCTGCCGAAAGATAAAAGAAGAAACCTGATCGCGTTTTAAAATCGTAGTTGTTAAAGTTTGCATACATGTTGTGACTAAATTCTCGGTTCAAGTTTGGATTCCCCACCGTAATGTTTAGCGGATTACTCACATTTGCCACAGGTTGTAATTGCTGCGCACTTGGCGCTTGCGTTCGCGTGTTGTAGTTAAAGTAAATACTCATTCCCTGCTTGATGCGATAGTTCATATAACTATTGATGTTGATATCTGAAAATGTAGAACGAAACGATGTATTTTGAATGAATTCTTCGTTTTCTAGTTCTGAAAAGAACAATCCTGTGTTGAAACTTAGGTATAGTTTTTCGGTTTCATAATTGATGCCGATTCTTGGCAAATGCGTTTGGAAGTTTACTTCTAAGTCAGAGCTTAAACTTTCGTTGAAATCGTCATATTCGTTGGTCGTATTGTCAAAATCAAAGACGCGTCTATCATTGCGTTCGCGTCTGTTGGAATAGCGATATTCAATATCTAAAAACAGCTTTTCTTTGAGTGGAATTCGATATTCAATATCTGCGGAAATGTTGTTTTGTTTGGATTCGGTATCCGTCAATTGGTCTCTGGTTTCCACGAAAGGTGTGGTGCCAAATATTTCGTTGGTTGTGTTTAGGAAATTTTCAGAAGTATTGTTGATAAAGTTTCCATTGGTTCCTACACGTAAAAATGCACCTTTGCTTCCAAATTTCTTAATGATGTCAATATCGCCCCTAAAGTTTCTACGTTCCGATTCCGTCAAATCTTGTGAAACTCCTGTGTTTATTAAGTTGCCATCTTCATCAAGTGATTCTTCCGTTCGTGAAGAAAAGTTTTCTCCTTCTGTAAATTGATAGTTTGGTCGCACAATAATCTTAAAGGTAGAATCAATTTCAAATTGCAATTCTGCATTGGCTCTGTGATTGTCATTTCTATTTAAAAATGTACTTGACGAATTGGTGAAGAAACGTCCGTCTGGCAGAATGTTTTCACGGTTAACTCTACTTTCATTTTCCGAATCGGCTCGCGAATAGAAATAATCAGCTACGACTTCCGTTTTGTCTTTGTATTCGTCTACAAAACTCATTCCGCCGTTGGTTGTGGTGGTAATTCCTTCTCCGCCGCCAAAACTTTGACCGTTTATGGAAAATTGACCATTACTATTTCTAGAAATACTGTTCGCAGTGCTTCCCATCATATCATAGATTTCGTCAAAACTAAATCCAGAACTGTTGATATTGTTTTTACTGGCAAGCACACTGACGCGTTGTTTGTCGTTAAAATAGTTACCAATTCCACTAATGGCGTACCGTTCGTCCGTTCCGCCACTCACGGTGGCTCGCCCAAAGAATCCTTTGTTTTGATCTTCTTTGAGTTCTATATTGATGGTTTGTTCTTCTCCAGTTCCTTTTTTTCCTGTAAATTCTTCCGCTTCACTTTTAGTAGTTGTTACTTGAATTTTATCAACAATTTCTTTCGTTAAGTTTTTCGTAGCGATGTTAGGATCGTCTCCGAAAAATGGTTTTCCATTGACTAAGATTTTGTTGACTTCTTTTCCATTGACTCTTATTTTTCCGTCACTATCCACCTCAACGCCTGGCAATTGTTTGATGAGATCTTCCACCGTAGCATCTGGTCGTGTTTTGAAGGAATCTGCATTAAATTCTAAGGTATCTTTTTTGACTGTAATCGGCGCTCTCACCGCGACTAATTGCACTGCATCTAATTCGTCTGAAGCTAATTCCATTCCGATTTGCGGCAACATGATCACGGATTTGTCTAAGGTAATTTTTTGTTGATACAGTTTAAATCCTGTATAGGTGATAAAGAGATTGGCTTCTTTTTGTTTCGTGCGTCCTGCCAATTCAAATTTTCCATTTCTGTCACTAATGGTGTACGTAATTAATGTAGAATCTTTGAGTGTTTGTAAATAGACGGTTGCAGATTCTAAAGGAGTTTTATCAGTCTTATCTACAACGCTTCCTTTGA harbors:
- a CDS encoding outer membrane beta-barrel protein codes for the protein MNKPFITALIVLCSLLSTNLFAQEFEIKGSVVDKTDKTPLESATVYLQTLKDSTLITYTISDRNGKFELAGRTKQKEANLFITYTGFKLYQQKITLDKSVIMLPQIGMELASDELDAVQLVAVRAPITVKKDTLEFNADSFKTRPDATVEDLIKQLPGVEVDSDGKIRVNGKEVNKILVNGKPFFGDDPNIATKNLTKEIVDKIQVTTTKSEAEEFTGKKGTGEEQTINIELKEDQNKGFFGRATVSGGTDERYAISGIGNYFNDKQRVSVLASKNNINSSGFSFDEIYDMMGSTANSISRNSNGQFSINGQSFGGGEGITTTTNGGMSFVDEYKDKTEVVADYFYSRADSENESRVNRENILPDGRFFTNSSSTFLNRNDNHRANAELQFEIDSTFKIIVRPNYQFTEGENFSSRTEESLDEDGNLINTGVSQDLTESERRNFRGDIDIIKKFGSKGAFLRVGTNGNFINNTSENFLNTTNEIFGTTPFVETRDQLTDTESKQNNISADIEYRIPLKEKLFLDIEYRYSNRRERNDRRVFDFDNTTNEYDDFNESLSSDLEVNFQTHLPRIGINYETEKLYLSFNTGLFFSELENEEFIQNTSFRSTFSDININSYMNYRIKQGMSIYFNYNTRTQAPSAQQLQPVANVSNPLNITVGNPNLNREFSHNMYANFNNYDFKTRSGFFFYLSAGFTNDQVVPVSVTDENRIRTTTYTNVDGIVRTNGGGSFSKTVKKDSTSLRYSIGMYGNYNKNFNFSNGVKFSTTRSGFTPNIRLNYNYKELLEIEPQYSVRFNTTRYSLDNLENETFQAHTVGLKTTTFWPKKVVFGNDLRYTYQTNVAPGFERSSLFWNMSLGLKILNDKGTIKLTAYDILDQNINTRRTVTADFIQDSQSTVLQRYFMLGFTYKLSKVGGKKNNFEVF